The nucleotide sequence AGTCGTGATCTTTCCGTATATCAAGGATGTGCTCTGGTAGATAGTCAGGGAACCACCTGTGGGCTGGTGCCGTCTCTGCTCCAGGCAGGTATTCCGATCACGGTTGTTATTGACCATCACAGTATGCAGGAAGATACGAAAGCCGAGTTTGTGGATATTCGTCCCTATACTCGGGCGACCTCAACGATCCTGACCCAATACCTCCAGGCGGGATTGCTCAAGTTTGATAGCAATTCCAGTGAGCATATCAAGTGCGCGACTGCGTTAATGCATGGGCTGCGGTCCGATACAAATGCGCTGAGGCAGGCTCAGGAGGAAGATTTTCTGGCAGCCGCCTATCTGAGTCGTTATTACGACGCCCAACTGCTGAATGCGGTGCTTCAGTCTTCACGCTCTCGTCAGGTCATGGATGTGATTGAGCGATCGCTGAAGAACCGGATTGTCCAAAATAACTTTTCGATCGCGGGCGTGGGCTATCTCCGTTACGATGACCGGGATGCGATTCCCCAGGCAGCCGATTTCCTGGTCACGGAAGAAAACGTTCATACAGCGGTGGTTTACGGGATTGTTCACGATGAAGATGAAGACCTGGAAATCGTGGTCGGCTCCCTGCGAACGAATAAGATTACCCTGGATCCCGATGAGTTTATTAAAGAGGCATTTGGACAGGATGCCCAGGGACGCTTCTTTGGGGGGGGGCGATCGCAGGCGGGTGGGTTTGAGATCCCCCTCGGTTTCCTCTCTGGCTTCACTGAAAGCGCTGAATACGCCAAGATGAAGTGGACCGTTTTTGATACCCAGGTAAAACAAAAGCTCTTACGCCTGGTTAACCCGGAGCAGCATTTCCCCAATGGGATGAACTGATTGTTTGCATGAATGAGTCCCGTCTGCTGTATATCCTTCATCCCGACGCCTTTTATTCTTCATCCTTGATCCTGACAAAATGTCTCTTGAACTCTACCTGATTCGCCACGGACTGGCTGGTGAACGGGGTACCTACACCAACGATGATGAACGCCCCTTAACCGAGGAGGGCAGGCAAAAGACCCGGCAGGTCGCCCGGCGCTTGCTTGATCTCAAGTTCCAGTTTGACCAGATCTTGACCAGTCCCCTGGTGCGGGCAAAACAGACCGCAGAGATTTTGGTGCAGGCCGGGCTGAGTCAGCAGTTACAAACCGTGGAATGCTTGGCTCCTGCGGGTCAGCTTGAGGCCTGGTTGGAATGGTTACAGACCTGGCAGCCCCCCAGGAACCCTCGCCTCGCCCTGGTAGGGCACGAACCTGACTTGAGTGAATGGGCAGAAATTTTGCTGTGGGGGACGGCTAAAGGGGTTCTGACACTTAAGAAAGCAGGAATCATCGGTTTAATGTTGCCAGACAGCCGCTCCCCCGTTGGTAAGAGTCAGCTATTCTGGTTGACCCCACCCCGGTTTTTGATTGGCTGAAAGCCTATCCCAAAATGTCCTCAGTAATGTGGATCCTGCTGCTTCTTCCCCCCTTGATATTCAAGGCAGTTTTCTGCAAAGTTGGAGGTATATTTAGGCAATGTCACTGTCCGGTTTATGCTGTCCATGGGTCAAAATGTGACCGAACCTGTCAAGCTCAAAATTTTGGTGGTAGACGACCATGAGGTTGTTCTGGGCGGAACCATTGATCTGCTTCAGCGTCAGTATCCCCATGCTGAGATTCTGACGGCACAGACGGTTGAGAGTGCACTTGAGCAAGTTAAACGTCAGACCCCCGATCTGGTTGTGCTTGACCTCTCCCTGCCTGAAAAGAAAGGCGGGATAGCCCAGGCGGATGCTGGAATTCAGCTCTTGAAGAAACTCATGCAGGACTATCCGACGCTGAATTTGATTGTTCAGAGTACCCATGTTAAAGCACTGGTCCGGATCAAGCCCGAAATTGATAAGCATAATGGCGGCTTCACCGTGGCAGATAAAAGCCTCTCCAGCCAGGAAATGCTGACCCGGGTTGAATGGGCACTGAATGGGATTACCCATACCAAAGATATTCGCCCCGGACGAACCCTGGAGGTTAAACCAGACTGGCTAATGGTCCTGAAGCTGGCCTTTCATGAAGGATTGCAGGATCGGGCGATCGCCAGACGAATGCAAGTTTCAGAAAGAACGGTGCGTCACTACTGGACGAAAATTCAGGATGTCCTGGATGTTTACCCAGAGGAAGATAAACTGGATGGTAAGAACATCCGCATTCAGACGGAAATTCGAGCCAGGGAAGAAGGGCTGATTGACTGAGCCGGTCCGGGGTAAAAGGCGGTGCAACGCAATATCTGGAGTCGTCTGAAACAAACCATTTCCCGATGGCGTCTGTGGGCATTGCCGGGGACGATGGTGATTGGCCTGGTGGTAGCAGCGCGGCTGTCGGGTTCTCTCCAGGGGCTGGAGTTAATTGCCCTCGATGCTTTTTTGCGGTCTCGTCCACCGGAACCTGAAGACGACCGGATTGTTCTGATTGGGATTGACGAAACCGATACCCGGACAATCGGGTATCCCATTCCAGAGCAAAAACTGGTAGACCTGCTCAACACTCTGCAAACCTATCAGCCCACCGTGATTGGACTCCACATTTCCCAAAACCAGATTGCCAGGGTAGGGAATGGAACCCTGTTTGCGTCCTTGAAGCAGCGTCAGAATCTAGTTGTAGCCGAGAGACTGCTCCCCGCGTCCGATCAGATTCCTCCACCAAAGGGATTTTCAGGTAAACAGGTCGGGTTTATCGATGTCATCCCCGATGGGGATCTCCATTTAAGGCACATGATTTTGGGAACCCTTGACCCAATCGATCTCAAAACCTACAAGTTATCCTTGGCAATCCGACTGGTTGAAGCTTATTTGCTATCCCGCGATCGCACCCTCTTAATCCGTAATGGGATCCGTGACCCGGATGCGATTCGCTTTGGCAGAACTGAGTTACCTCGCCTGGAACCAGACTCAGGCGGGTATGTGAGGGCATCGATGGGTGACCCGGAAATTTTGCTTAATTTTCGGACAGGTGCCAGGCCCTTTCGTCTATTCTCTTTGAACCAGATTAAAACTGGGGATTTTGACCCGGACTGGTTGCGCGATCGCATCCTCATCGTGGGCATCACCGATCCCAGAATTCGACCCATTATCCCCACGGCCACGGTGAGTGACACCAATTCCCTGGAAATTCAGGCCCATACGGTGAGTCAAATTATCAGCGCTGTGCTGGATGGACGCCTGCTGTTCTATACCTGGTCCAGCGGCTGGGAATATGTCTGGATCGTTGGCTGGGGCGTGCTTGGTGTGGTGCTGAGCTGGCGGATTCAGCTTCTGACACAGACCTTACCGGCGATCGGTGTGGCGAATGTCTTCTTAGTGGGAGCGGGTTATTTCCTGTTAACGTTTGGTGGGTTGTGGCTTCCAGTGGTTCCGGCATTGCTGGCTCTCAACCTGAGTGTGGTCTTTCCAGCCGTTTATGAGTATGTCTATGAGCAGGAGAAGGCACTCAAAACTCGCCTGGATGAACGCCAGCGTACCCTGGAGCAAACCTTCAATACCATTCACAACGGTCCCCTGCAAACATTAGCCAGCCTTTTGAGACGTATGCGGGATAAGACCCTGTCCCAGGAACAGGTGTTCTCAGCCCTTGAGAATCTCAATCGTGAAATTCGGGGAATTAGTGATCATCTGAAGCAAGAAACGCTGGTGCAGGAGGATAGCCTTTATCTGGGAAGTGGCGTCAAAATTGACCTCAAACTTCCGATCCATGAACTCTTTTATGAAGTCTACAGCTATACCCTGGACCGACCAGACTTTTCAAGGTTTAAATCCCTGAAAGTTTCCTGCCAGTTCGACCCGATTGAGCAACACCTGCTCACCATCGACCAGAAGCGAGGGCTATGTCGCTTTTTAGAAGAGGCATTGTGCAATGTTGGAAAACATGCAGAGGGGGCAACTCAATTGAGTATTACAGGAACCCAGCAGAGAAGGTGGTACAGCCTGAAAATTCTGGATAACGGCGCAGGCAACCACTCAGCGATCGCAGGAGAAGGTACAAACTATGCCCGCCAACTGGCCGCTCAACTGCAAGGCCGGTTTAAGAGGACCCCTCTATCTCCCAAAGGAATGCTGTGTGAACTCACCTTTCCGCTTGCCCACTCCTGGTTCTGGCATCGCTACCGCCCCCCTGGAAAGCACTGAATCGCAAACTTGTGTGATCGCAAACTTGTGTGGCAGCCAATATCCTTGAACTATCGCCGATAATCTCTGTCCTGTCCACACCAGGTCACTGTCCGACCACGCGAATAAAGCCACCACTGTTATATAGCAGTCCTAAATATATAGCAGTCGCACAATCAGTTGTGAGAGTGAGAGGCTTTGTGAGCAGGGAATTCAAGCACCCGTTCTGGCATAGAAAACTCGCCCCCAGTTAGAGTTGACTGTCTGGCTGGTCAAGCGGTAGTTCGAGACTGTAACCGATTCATGATTCAGTAAATCAGTCCAGGTGCCATTGCAGGAGAAGGGAATATCAACAGACTGATTAACTGCCGAGAAATTCAAAACAATAATGAATTTCTCGCTCTGCCCATCCAATCCAGTTCCCCAGCGGTGATAAATAACAATCCCTTGATCAACATTAACCCCATACCCCTCGGAATTGAAATGGGTTTGGCGTTCATCGTAAGCACTGGGATAGAAATTGGCAGAACGCAAAGCGGGATGCTCCCGTCTAATCTGAATCAGCTTCTGGTACAGGTTAAATAAAGGGGTGCCAATGGCATCCTGGCGTCTTTCCCAATTGACCGGTCTGGGACTGACCCGGTCTGCCCCCTCTTCTGGCAGATAGTATTCGTCGCCGAATTCCTGTCCATTATGGATCAATGCCGTTCCGGGCAAGGTAAAGAGGGCGATCGCATAAGGCTGGCTCTTAAACCAATGATTGGTCCTCACATCTGCACCAATTCGACCACCACCGACTTTATTCACAATCGTACTGTGGTCATGGTTCTCAATGTATACAGTCGGTCCAGTACCCGGTGCAAAGTCCCGGTGAGCATCCAGAGGACGCATGAGGCTCGTGTTGATTCGA is from Leptothermofonsia sichuanensis E412 and encodes:
- a CDS encoding DHH family phosphoesterase, yielding MQNSITPLEELIALPEANQTNSPAPTPIIHPTALKPVAKSTPQSQSSPAQPFGYDTPRSLEQSQKVEALRQTLERHRGERQIVVLQDFPDPDALASGWAYKLIAQKYEIQCDIVYAGTVSHQENIALVKLTSLPVQRWALPTLKSRDLSVYQGCALVDSQGTTCGLVPSLLQAGIPITVVIDHHSMQEDTKAEFVDIRPYTRATSTILTQYLQAGLLKFDSNSSEHIKCATALMHGLRSDTNALRQAQEEDFLAAAYLSRYYDAQLLNAVLQSSRSRQVMDVIERSLKNRIVQNNFSIAGVGYLRYDDRDAIPQAADFLVTEENVHTAVVYGIVHDEDEDLEIVVGSLRTNKITLDPDEFIKEAFGQDAQGRFFGGGRSQAGGFEIPLGFLSGFTESAEYAKMKWTVFDTQVKQKLLRLVNPEQHFPNGMN
- the sixA gene encoding phosphohistidine phosphatase SixA: MSLELYLIRHGLAGERGTYTNDDERPLTEEGRQKTRQVARRLLDLKFQFDQILTSPLVRAKQTAEILVQAGLSQQLQTVECLAPAGQLEAWLEWLQTWQPPRNPRLALVGHEPDLSEWAEILLWGTAKGVLTLKKAGIIGLMLPDSRSPVGKSQLFWLTPPRFLIG
- a CDS encoding response regulator transcription factor, producing MEVYLGNVTVRFMLSMGQNVTEPVKLKILVVDDHEVVLGGTIDLLQRQYPHAEILTAQTVESALEQVKRQTPDLVVLDLSLPEKKGGIAQADAGIQLLKKLMQDYPTLNLIVQSTHVKALVRIKPEIDKHNGGFTVADKSLSSQEMLTRVEWALNGITHTKDIRPGRTLEVKPDWLMVLKLAFHEGLQDRAIARRMQVSERTVRHYWTKIQDVLDVYPEEDKLDGKNIRIQTEIRAREEGLID
- a CDS encoding CHASE2 domain-containing protein; the encoded protein is MQRNIWSRLKQTISRWRLWALPGTMVIGLVVAARLSGSLQGLELIALDAFLRSRPPEPEDDRIVLIGIDETDTRTIGYPIPEQKLVDLLNTLQTYQPTVIGLHISQNQIARVGNGTLFASLKQRQNLVVAERLLPASDQIPPPKGFSGKQVGFIDVIPDGDLHLRHMILGTLDPIDLKTYKLSLAIRLVEAYLLSRDRTLLIRNGIRDPDAIRFGRTELPRLEPDSGGYVRASMGDPEILLNFRTGARPFRLFSLNQIKTGDFDPDWLRDRILIVGITDPRIRPIIPTATVSDTNSLEIQAHTVSQIISAVLDGRLLFYTWSSGWEYVWIVGWGVLGVVLSWRIQLLTQTLPAIGVANVFLVGAGYFLLTFGGLWLPVVPALLALNLSVVFPAVYEYVYEQEKALKTRLDERQRTLEQTFNTIHNGPLQTLASLLRRMRDKTLSQEQVFSALENLNREIRGISDHLKQETLVQEDSLYLGSGVKIDLKLPIHELFYEVYSYTLDRPDFSRFKSLKVSCQFDPIEQHLLTIDQKRGLCRFLEEALCNVGKHAEGATQLSITGTQQRRWYSLKILDNGAGNHSAIAGEGTNYARQLAAQLQGRFKRTPLSPKGMLCELTFPLAHSWFWHRYRPPGKH